The Gambusia affinis linkage group LG11, SWU_Gaff_1.0, whole genome shotgun sequence genome contains a region encoding:
- the smarcal1 gene encoding SWI/SNF-related matrix-associated actin-dependent regulator of chromatin subfamily A-like protein 1, translated as MSNQLTAEQQRKIEENRRKALERRAQRLGQQTSAGFNGASVQTDFPKQIENHRNPPLSVPPRFIPPFKKDSQISSNQIHGPNQHPLPGTSNQVNKNTPNNSSRQVTAPPRTNQHLQSLGSSGGGSVGVKPVQAISVTSGSAAGSFYKPPSIPAAQPPPNCTISAATKKAAISVRGKCVPHAEDRFKVEVSYHAELIAVFKSIPSKNYDPATKTWNFSLDDYTRLMDQAAAIPSVSLRPLEGIGALDSAPSRPCDGAALAALLKLCNGWQKPGAGVQGQCILVSQTRFEVDIPYHADVIAVFKQMPTKNYDMKTRKWSFSLEDYKRLMDLLSGMAGVEVEPLPRAVIQAFAARFNGTVAKTSDVPEADLSSIDPTLTSSLMPFQKEGVNFAVSKQGRLLLADDMGLGKTVQAICIAAYYRNEWPLLVVTPSSVRFTWAEAFRRWLPSLSPDSINVAVKAKENMRSGLVNIVSYDLLSRMDKQHAGPPFNVLIMDESHFLKNIKTARCKAALPLLKAAKRVILLSGTPAMSRPCELYTQILAVRPSLFPRFHEFGVRYCDARQHQQKNWGWDYSGSSNLGELKLLLEECLMLRRLKSDVLSQLPSKQRKVVTVTIEGVSGHMKAALSAAAKQLAKTHRSKMEEKEALLVFYNHTAEAKLQAIMEYITDMLECGREKFLVFAHHKLVLDHITTELLKKNVSFIRIDGATPSAERQQLCEKFQFSSKSCVAVLSVTAANMGLTLHSADLVIFAELFWNPGVLIQAEDRVHRIGQTSNVDIHYLVAKGTADDHLWPMIQAKMNVLKEVGLSESNLSEKAENESFHLKDPNQKRITEMFQRSFSEEDDFDEAILMEVANDWKDAPPEAAPAPYCTGTSFSKDPNKKTMKDFFSR; from the exons ATGTCCAACCAGCtgacagcagagcagcagcggAAGATTGAGGAGAACAGACGGAAAGCTTTGGAGCGAAGAGCCCAAAGACTCGGACAGCAAACGTCAGCGGGATTTAATGGGGCTTCAGTGCAGACAGATTTCCCCAAGCAGATCGAAAATCACAGAAATCCTCCTTTGTCTGTACCACCACGGTTTATCCCACCTTTTAAAAAAGACTCACAGATAAGCAGTAATCAGATCCACGGACCAAACCAACATCCGCTACCAGGTACCAGCAATCAAGTCAACAAAAATACTCCGAATAACTCGTCCAGACAG GTTACTGCTCCTCCTCGGACAAATCAGCACTTGCAAAGCCTTGGGTCATCTGGTGGAGGAAGTGTTGGTGTGAAGCCCGTTCAGGCCATTTCCGTCACATCTGGAAGTGCAGCTGGTTCGTTCTACAAGCCACCCAGCATACCTGCAGCGCAGCCTCCTCCAAACTGCACCATATCGGCTGCTACAAAGAAGGCTGCCATCTCTGTGAGAGGGAAGTGTGTGCCTCATGCAGAGGATCGTTTCAAGGTGGAAGTGAGCTATCATGCAGAGCTTATTGCCGTTTTTAAGTCCATCCCTTCCAAGAACTATG ATCCTGCCACAAAAACATGGAACTTCAGTCTGGATGACTACACACGGCTGA TGGACCAGGCAGCTGCCATTCCCTCGGTTTCTCTGAGACCGCTGGAGGGAATCGGCGCTTTGGACTCGGCGCCCAGCCGACCCTGTGACGGTGCAGCACTGGCAGCGCTGCTCAAGCTGTGTAATGGCTGGCAGAAACCCGGCGCTGGTGTGCAAGGGCAGTGCATTCTGGTGTCGCAGACAAGGTTTGAGGTTGACATCCCTTACCATGCTGATGTCATCGCAGTGTTTAAGCAGATGCCAACAAAAAACTACG ACATGAAGACACGAAAGTGGAGCTTTTCACTCGAGGACTACAAGAGACTGA TGGATCTGCTCAGTGGGATGGCAGGAGTGGAGGTGGAGCCTCTTCCCAGGGCAGTAATCCAGGCGTTCGCTGCCAGGTTTAACGGGACCGTCGCCAAGACTTCAGACGTCCCTGAGGCGGACCTCTCAAGCATCGACCCCACCCTCACCTCCAGCCTCATGCCCTTCCAGAAGGAGGGAGTCAA CTTTGCGGTGTCTAAACAAGGCCGCCTCCTCCTGGCTGATGACATGGGCTTGGGAAAGACGGTGCAGGCCATCTGTATAGCGGCCTACTACAGGAACGAGTGGCCCTTATTGGTGGTGACGCCTTCATCTGTTCGATTCACCTGGGCTGag GCCTTCAGACGCTGGCTCCCCTCCCTGAGTCCCGACAGCATCAACGTGGCGGTAAAGGCCAAAGAAAACATGAGGTCTGGTTTGGTCAACATCGTCAGCTACGACCTGTTGAGCAGGATGGACAAGCAGCACGCAGGTCCTCCCTTTAACGTTCTCATTATG GACGAGTCTCACTTCCTGAAGAACATAAAGACGGCTCGTTGCAAAGCCGCCTTACCTCTGCTGAAG gctgcGAAGAGAGTGATCCTTCTGTCAGGGACCCCTGCAATGTCCAGACCTTGTGAGCTCTACACTCAGATTCTGGCTGTCAGACCCTCACTTTTCCCTCGCTTCCATGAGTTTGGGGTGCGCTACTGTGATGCCCGACAG CACCAGCAGAAGAACTGGGGCTGGGACTACTCCGGCTCCTCTAATCTGGGAGAGCTAAAGCTGTTGTTGGAGGAGTGTCTGATGCTGCGCCGCCTAAAGTCTGATGTCCTGTCCCAGCTCCCGTCCAAGCAGCGCAAGGTGGTCACAGTAACCATAGAAGGGGTCAGTGGCCATATGAAAGCTGCCCTCTCGGCTGCAGCCAAGCAGCTGGCCAAAACTCATCGCAGT aaaatggaggagaaggaggctCTGCTCGTCTTCTACAACCACACAGCTGAAGCCAAGCTGCAGGCCATTAT GGAATACATCACAGACATGCTGGAGTGCGGCAGGGAGAAGTTTCTCGTGTTTGCCCACCACAAATTAGTCCTGGATCACATCACCACCGAACTGCTTAAAAAG AACGTCAGCTTCATTCGCATCGACGGGGCGACTCCTTCAGCGGAGCGGCAGCAGCTGTgtgaaaagtttcagttttcatcCAAGTCCTGCGTGGCCGTGTTGTCCGTCACTGCAGCTAACATGGGTCTCACCCTGCACTCTGCAGATCTGGTGATCTTTGCTGAGCTGTTCTGGAACCCTGGG GTTCTCATTCAGGCGGAGGACAGGGTTCATCGTATTGGACAGACTAGCAACGTCGACATTCATTACCTGGTTGCCAAAGGAACCGCTGATGATCATCTGTG GCCAATGATTCAGGCTAAAATGAACGTGTTGAAAGAGGTGGGTCTGTCTGAATCCAACCTTTCAGAGAAAGCTGAGAACGAAAGCTTCCACTTAAAG GACCCGAATCAGAAGCGCATCACGGAGATGTTCCAGAGATCCTTCTCTGAGGAAGACGACTTTGATGAGGCCATCCTAATGGAGGTTGCAAACGACTGGAAGGACGCTCCACCAGAAGCGGCGCCAGCTCCATACTGCACTGGCACCAGTTTTAGCAAAGATCCcaacaaaaagacaatgaaaGACTTCTTCTCCAGATGA